The genome window tttcttaTAATCTCACATAAAGTTGGATAActcaaaaatagagagaaaaaaaaaaaaaaaaacggaaaactcacaccaatatattactaggatggtgtgcgtggtggtggtgatgatggtggtgatgaccgttggtgtgatggtggtggtgtccatgGTTGGGGCTCAGGGAGTGATGGGTAAGGGGCTGAGAGAGACTGTGGTGGCGGGCATGGTGGtgctgggtgtggtggtggcgggtggTCTTGGCCTGGTCCTGGtcttgggtgtgggtgtgggctgGAAGCTGCCAGTATCGTTCGTCCCGCTGAGTCGCATCACCGCAGCCTGGGAAACGCAACACCAGGCCTGCAGCggtgttatttgttgttattatttcttaccAAGAGCGTGAGCGTGAGCGTTTTGCATCTTATCTTAATGCAAAACTGCGTATGCACGGTAACAAGTTTTATACCTCACCTCATATACTATCCGTGACATAGGCCAGGAACAACAAGCTTGGTCAATATTAGATTTTGAAAACAGATAAGAAGGAATTGATTTTTCAAATAGGATGAATCGAATACACTTAGTatgtaatcaggttgttagtgctgagtcaatacgatacttaaaaaaaatgattagGCAAATTCATGGATGAAAAAATAGGTAGTTACGTTAAACTTTCATACTCGTACATGGACAGCCACGTTTTGCCTTGACGGATGCTAGCAGTCATCCCTATTTCCTTGCGTCTTCATCTTCTGAGACGAGTCCATTATCTTGCTGCAGAACagtttgcaagagagagagagagagagagagagagagagagagagagagagagagagagagagagtggtaggagCGGCATGAGTCACCGGGAGAGCCTATGCTGCTGAGTGTCAGGCGGGACgaacccctgagttataagactgaccatttgtgtgtgtgtttcactatttgatctgctgcagtctctgacgagacagccagactttaccctacagagcgagctcagagctcattatttccgatcttcggataggcctgagaccaggcacacactacacaccgggacaacaaggtcacaactcctcgatttacatcccgtacctactcactgctaggtgaacatgggctacacgtaaaggagacacacccaaatatctccacccggccggggattcgatccccggtcctctggcttgtgaagccagcgtgtgtgtgtgtgtgtgtgtgtgtgtcaagaaggGGAGACGAGCGGTTCACTTGAGTTGATTTGGAACATGattgtacacacaaacacacacaaacataagaaGGGAATAATAAAGCTAAGAAAATCTGCTCTACTTGAACgagcaccatttttttttttttttcttgtaagaaGGACGCCGGCAAGGACAATGCAAATTGAGATGAGGCGCCGTTTCCATTTTAGATCATTAGTAAAGAACAGATCGAAGATGTTCAGAGTAAAAGAAGGGGGGCAGTTGAGTGCTTAATGAAAAAGCGAGAATAATTGTCTAAAAGGATGTGTCGACTTGATAGGCGAAAGAATTGAATTTTAGTGGAATTGAACAATATATTTTCTCTGCTGCAATCACAAACTTCAGAGAGACCGGAAGCCAGACGTTTTATGtcttccctgcgtgatctgtctATGAAAAGACGTGAAAAGCCAGTCAggggatggaaaagagaaaggaacaagtCCTGAATCATCTAAAGAAGCGTTTTTAGAAAAGGTTTAAGTGAAGAGTACAGCTTATGGAAATATATGAGATGGCAGTAGTGCTATCAGAATTGAACAAAATAGTGGATAAAATTGGATGAAGATACAAAGTTATTGAAAATTTTTCGGCTAGAAGCCAGAAATCTCGAGGTGAGTTATTGGATCTCGAAAGATTTTGGCACTATTAATGAAGAAGTTTTTGGCTAGTTGGAGATGAGGTGTAGTAGAAGAGATAAATAATTaagtaaattaaataataatgtaaagcTTGTGCAAGTAACACAAATCAGgcataatttctttccacatcatTGAATTACGACGCGCGGATCGTTCCACAGATTGGCCTCCATTCATAGGGCTGGGTGACCCTAATCGCTTAATACATTGACAGACAAATCTACGAGCTGCTCTGACCTGTGAGTGTGCCGCTGACGAGGGAGAAGGCGAATGCAACGAGCAGGGATGCCAGCTGGTGGGCCGCCTGCACCAGAGCTGACCGGCCCTCCCCAGGGGAAGCCCTGTAGTAGCTCATTACTTCCTTAAACTTGTAGTCCTCCTTGTGGGGGGCCATGGCAAAGTAGATGTCATAcacactgacagagagagagagagagagagagagagagagagagagagagagagagagagagagagagagagagagagagagagagttgttagtAGTCCATTGCTGTGCATTTCCTTAGCGTTcattttaagaaaaaaatggatgagaaCATTTATCGCCAATTACTACGCTATTGTTATTTGGAAACGCACATTTaaattgtatttctctctctctctctctctctctctctctctctctctctgctaacctGTAGCCGTAGATGCCGTCGTCAGTTGCACACGCCGCCATGACCGCCCCCGCCACGCCTCCCAGCATCCCACCTAAGCCATGTGATACGCCCACGCCGAACACGTCACCTACACCCAGACACCTCTCCGCTAGAGGCTGACGACATACCGAAGAGCAAGTTAATAGAGAAGATCAATTACTTGCACCCTGCTGTTGCCAAGTTACTCTCTGAGGTCGTTGTGACGCAAGTTACTGTTATAGTGTAGCTCAATATAACAAAGTAGAGCTTCCTATATAAAGCGATTTGTAGTGTATACATATATGTTGCCAAGGGAAAATgtgaattaatctctctctcactgtgagaTAGCAGCGGGCCAGCACACAAGCAGTGCCTACACCTGCCCCCAGCAGCAGTGCCCCGTAAGGTAGCACCATTAAGTTCGCCACGCCGCTCACCGCTACGGCAGCGCCCAGCACGCCGCTCTGCACGTCACTCTGAagggcagacagagagagagagagagagagagagagagagagagagagagagagagagactcttgcATATTAACAAAGTGATATGAACTATCACACATTTACAAACATATtataacataacacacacacacacacacacacacactctctctctctctctctctctctttaccattGAATATTTTCTCCTGGGATGGGCAACGGAGGAGGCAACGAAGGAGGCAGGGACGGCACCAGCGAGGGACAGGAAGGCGTTTACCATGGCACGGTTGTGGTCGTCTCCCGTGGTACGCCACAGCCACATCTCCACcatggacaccaccaccaccaccgtacctGAAGAGAAAGGGGATGTGTAGATGAATATCAGGTGTGTGAATGTGGATGTGTGGCAGGTATGCTGAGTTAAGTCTATTATGcttcttccttttaattctATTCTCTAACCTCAACTTCAACGATTTCACTTGACTTCAACCTTTCTCCACCTGAGATCAGGTCCTGCAGTAAGTTTGGTCTTTCGCCGAGTGCCCAAAAAACAAGCAGGATGACAAAGGCATCATTAAAGAATCCTGTCTGCACGAACAGACGATCATCTAAGCCGTTATGAGTTGAAGGGATGACTATCTAAGTCTCCAGAAGTAGAAGGGATGACCAGCTAAGCCTCCAGAAGTAGAAAGAACGACCATCTAAACTTCCAAAAGCAGAAGGAAAGACCATATTGTTGCCCTTGCCGGCGCCCTTCCtacataacgaaaaaaaaaaagcctaaaagtagagagagagagagagagagagagagagagagagagagagagagagagagagagagagagagagagagagagagagagagagagagagagagagagagagagagagagagagagagagagagagagagagagagagagagagagagagatggggggtggGGGGAAAGGTGCCGCTGAAAAGGCACTGCCTTCCGACTAATAACAGAAAAGTGAGCTACATGGTCACCAGGAGCTCCACAGGTTGTAACAGATAAAGTGAAGAAACTTTTTTCTAGATTTTGATAGCAGGAACCAATAGGGGATGAAGTGCGGCCATGGGTTGAAGGCAGCGCACGTACTGAGTGGCGGAAACAAGACGACAACATGCTAATATAACAAGGCAGCAGAGAGAAGCTGAAGGCACCTGACGAAGCTGAAACAGGTAGCTGATTAGACAGGGCTGTGAGTAGAGGAAATTGGACATGGAACGATGAGCGCCGAGCTgccctccatctccatctcaaCGCTTTCACGTCGTGTTCTACCTGATGTCTATATTATTGTCTGATGTGCAGGATAGCATAGGAGTTGCAGAGAAACTCAAATTCAGAACGGCAGCCGTAGTCATAGTATTACGGAAGAGTAAGCCTCTCCCATGTCCAAAGGTTTCCGAGGCTAAGCTCACTACGTGATatgcacacaaaaacaaacattctAAGACGTACAGTACGTAATGCTGCAATGTTACTCACCTACGAGGGCAGTCACTTGTGAGGCGCTGGAGAGTTTGGGTGAAGCATCAGAATGTCTGGACAAGGCTCGAGACGCTGCCATCCCGAACATTGAGCCGAACATGTGAACACTCATGCATCCTCCGAGGTCCGCACTctgtaaggaaaaagaaaaaaaaaaaaaaaaaaagagaaaagaaaagagaaaataaatatgcaaTGATAATAAATCAAGTAGATAAAATAGATCattataaatgaataatgaataaaaaagtacaCCATTAATTTGATAATAAATTTCGATGAAAGAATCTAAATGGATGCCTCATCAACTTCTCTCCTTCAATGACTATCAATCTCTCACCAAAACTACAGAACTACTGTATGTTGCATTTGTTATGGTCTGCCGTTACCTGTACGTTTACTGCTCTCTTGAAATCGTTAACCCTAAGTTTCCCCGTCTCTCTCCCATAGATTCTATGCACAGGTCTTACTATTTACTTATATAGCTAATCTGTTTTACATTTCAGCTAATGCAAAATTTAACCGATATTTTcaattcttcattcctttcacagTGCTGTTGTGGCATTCGACCTGTTTCAGTTGTTAATCCATCCAACGACTACCCGTTTAGAAAAATAGGGATATCTAGTTataatctatttattattttgttacgaTTTGTTCTCATATTCTTAAACAGTTGTAGCTTTTGGTAGTTCCTGTGTCAGAGCACTGCCAACTCTACTAGCCTTGATGATCTCTAGCTAATAGCATGTATCGGCAGTGACTATAGTCTATGCAATGAACGAACTTTTTAACTTTGTCTCCTTTCGAAGATGAATGTAGCGCAGGAGAGCTCTGTTGGCGATGGATACAAACTTTCTGAAAGGCTACATTAAAACCAAATTATTCTGCCTGCACCTCCACAGACATGCTGATGAATTAAGCCTCCAAAACGTAAAAGGAGGCTACAATCAAAGTCCCAAAACGATATAGTTGCAGAATAATTGCTTACAGgagttaaaggagaaaaaaaaattatagcgCTAAATACTGACTGAATACAAGATTAAAGGACCTCTGCATATTTTATGCAACACACAAATATGTATACgtataacaataaaacaagattGAGAGGCATGGAAAAATTCGTAAATCTCCATAATAAGTTTTGAGGAAATGTATTATCTAATTTAAGTAAAACAGGTACGTATGTCGTAAAAAGGGCAACAAGTCCCACACTTTCTTTGTCGGAAATTAAACTGGATATGAGGTGGCAAGGTTTCGGCTGTGATGTGACTTAGGCCTTAAGCCTTAGGGCAACGAAATAATTCCTGTAGAAGCAGTAATTACTTCACTCCGCTGATACAAATACCAGTCTTAGTAAAACATTCACACATTACCACATTATTCTCTATCATTCCaccggattttttttcttactccagTAATCCGAATAAAgccatttgccatttttctgtgttcttcgattatctttccttctatgTGCCCACCTTGAAAATTGTGAGTGCGATGTGGTTGttaaggaggtggaggggtaCATGAACCACCATGAGCACCACCATCTGCAGCGGCGAGGCGACTCCCACCATGGCGCCTTCAGCAATGCATGTACCAATGCTGACCACCTGGGCCTCCAGCActctacatacgtacatacaggAAAGCGAACTTAATGAATTGATGATGTAAGGTTTTCAATACTCTATGAATAATTTAGATGCATATAAATGGATAAAGATTAATAGCATTCATAAAAAGTCATACATATGTTAATGTTGGTAGGTATTATATAGCTCTTATGATGAAAATGGGATGCAAGGTGTACATATACGAGGAGGAAGTACACACTTGCACAACAGACATAGAAGGTAATAGAGCACGGTGGAAGAATTGACAGGCGAGCTCTAGAAAGCCAGTGCGTCCCGTCAGGGGGCGCGATAGACCACACAATTGACATGACCAATAGcaatgaaactctctctctctctctctctcacctattcaCGTCAATATTCACACGAGTACTGTCGCCGTGGAGGAAGCCTTGACACAACACGGCCCATTGCAGCGCCAGCCCTGCCAGCAGCAGCGTCCATCCCACGCCGGAGAGCTGGTGTCCTGGCGCTCCAGACACCCGCATCCCGAGACCCAACAGCATAACGACTGTGGCCAGGACATCTGTTAGGTTGAAGGGTAGGAACAGTAAGAGTACTGTTGTGTGATGTCATTCGCGCCTTTTCACATATTCTATCCATTAATGTGTGAAGCTGTCTTGTTTTTCGTttacatgtattttaatttattcGTTTCTGCTCATTTGTGAAAATCATTCAAAAggatattttgtttatatttggaGGCTTACTGTGATGAAGGCGAAGGCTTGGGTTATTTCCAGGAACGCTACCGCCCATAATGGGGTAATGGTTGTTCAAACCATGCGAGGCGTCTGCAGCTACCCCGTACCTGTAAAGAAGACCCAGTAAGTCTTAATGAACTAGTGGTTAATGAGACAGCTGAGTCGTAGTTGGAGAAATGGATAAAACACCTGTCTACACTCTTTACCTaacgaagatgatgaagagaaggagaaaaagtccCTGAAGCAGGAGGATCGCAGCCGTGTGTCGTGTCAAGTACCACATAGGGCGGCCCGCGTTCTTGTCGTTCTCCTTTGGCATCTCTTTTTGTCCCTGTGCCTCTGCTGTGCTCCCAGGCGTAGGACattcacctaaaaaaaaaaaaaaaaaaaaaaaaaatagggtgaGACAGTGGAAAGCcacttatatatttctttgtcaCTAAatacttaatgagagagagagagagagagagagagagagagagagagagagagagagagagagagattacatgatAAAAGCTTCTTCCCTTGCATTATattataacaaataaaaacgcGGTTTTTACTTGCAGTATTTACAAAAAATTACGTAGATTTTTACAAAAATTTCTCACATTACAAACACTTACTGTCAGGGGAATTAAAGGTAGATTTTGGAGTGGATTGCACCATCTTCAGTCTAGAGAACTTTGACGTCTTTAGAGGAACTtgttacacacactcacacacacacactactgctgctattgctgctttGTTGCCAGACGTGCTCGCTATGTCATGAGGTGCAAAATTAACTTTACGACCAACGCCCTCTTTTGTGTTCTTATCTGCGTGCCATCAGTTTGAATACAACGTGGACCGCGCTGCTGGTGGGAAGACTGGTAATAGACACAATCACCAATCGTTCCAGTGATTCTTATCACCAAGAAAGTACTACTACCATGACGGACTGATTTAGTTTCCCATAACAAGATAACTTTTGATTTATCAAATATATAATACACATTATACCTTAATTATTGGTGAGAGACTGATCGCTTTACCTTGAACTCTTTTATTTCGtaaatgatcttttttttttttttttatgtcctagcCGGTAACTTGAAGACTATTGGaaacgctgttaagcttccacccacttgtggcgcaggcaattttgtttatagtggtagccatattagggcccatatcccCACTCAAGTCGCCATAATAAAATGCCACGTCACgaagtttcttccttcctcctcaataACCAATAAACCCACAACCATAATGTACAATCATTACATTacaacccaacacacacacacacactggttgaaCGTCACGAGGTTCACAACAGCCAGCGCAAAGGTGGAGCACCTTTCATCACACCAAGTGATCAATGATAGAATAAAGATGGTTGGAGACTTTTATAAACACACGGGATCATGGTGAGTTATGACTAACCATTAACATGAAGACATCTCACCATCCACTCATtgcatttatcaatttttttctagtttcattttggaaacttaaaaaaatcaaatccATATACTTACTTACATAGATCGGTGTATGATTATAGGAAAACTTATAAGTTttaattaacagagagagagagaatctatgaTCTTAATATCAAGTAATGTAATCCTCTCTCAATCTCcatctcctttgtcttccttcctttctcactaaTTAAATATTCAGATTTACCTGTTTATTGTTGTTACCTGGTATACTAATAGATTTCTTAATACCTCAAATCTAAGAATAACTGGTCTGCCTCCCtcctcactcttttctcttatGTCCCATCCCACACTAACTTAAAACATGTAGGCAGGTTTGCAAACTTCCCCCGttgtttacattttatttacagATGTCTAAGTTGAACTGGTGCTGCACTGTCAAAGGAAATAGTCCCCTATTGTCTGACAAGGAGGGGGATACAAACCTGGGACCTCTGGCTTGTGAGTTGTTTATGGTAACCATCATGCCACCAGGAATGCCATGacaaacatcaaaataaacTTCCACACAGCACTAAAAAGACCACAAACAACTTTTGTACTTTTATTATAAACATTAGATATTCACTAAACTTATTGATAAAGTACAAATCTTTTTCAGACCATTCTCAGTCACtctgagaaaataataacttCTTCATTAGGAACACCAATTCCTCTTGTAACAATCCAGTCTTCTTATCAAGTGTTCATAAACTTGAGGTAGGAGGAAACAGCAAACACTTTAGAGTTAAAGGAATGTCATCACTTCTATGACAGGACagtcaaaactaacccaaaccCACCCTGGCCCTGATGATCATTTTGGCCTGCTTGGTGACATGAATGTCCTGCCACCATGACACACTATTAAAAGAACCATAAGATTCCATGCACCACACACCCTGGAAATTTCTCAAATTACCCAAATAAACATCAGTAGTAACCATGGAAAC of Portunus trituberculatus isolate SZX2019 chromosome 32, ASM1759143v1, whole genome shotgun sequence contains these proteins:
- the LOC123512096 gene encoding ammonium transporter Rh type B-B-like — its product is MVQSTPKSTFNSPDSECPTPGSTAEAQGQKEMPKENDKNAGRPMWYLTRHTAAILLLQGLFLLLFIIFVRYGVAADASHGLNNHYPIMGGSVPGNNPSLRLHHNVLATVVMLLGLGMRVSGAPGHQLSGVGWTLLLAGLALQWAVLCQGFLHGDSTRVNIDVNRVLEAQVVSIGTCIAEGAMVGVASPLQMVVLMVVHVPLHLLNNHIALTIFKSADLGGCMSVHMFGSMFGMAASRALSRHSDASPKLSSASQVTALVGTVVVVVSMVEMWLWRTTGDDHNRAMVNAFLSLAGAVPASFVASSVAHPRRKYSMSDVQSGVLGAAVAVSGVANLMVLPYGALLLGAGVGTACVLARCYLTPLAERCLGVGDVFGVGVSHGLGGMLGGVAGAVMAACATDDGIYGYSVYDIYFAMAPHKEDYKFKEVMSYYRASPGEGRSALVQAAHQLASLLVAFAFSLVSGTLTGLVLRFPGCGDATQRDERYWQLPAHTHTQDQDQAKTTRHHHTQHHHARHHSLSQPLTHHSLSPNHGHHHHHTNGHHHHHHHHHAHHPSNILV